In one Crocinitomicaceae bacterium genomic region, the following are encoded:
- a CDS encoding ABC transporter ATP-binding protein, with amino-acid sequence MVEVENIEKSFGKLHVLRGISFSVQQGKSVAVLGPNGSGKTTLIKSILGLVIPTKGTIRINGNNIKNNCAYRKDIGYLPQIARFPENLKVSELFAMVQDLRKQTVDFSRLIELFKLTSFLHVPLRSLSGGTRQKVNLVLALMFDASFYIFDEPTVGLDPVSCVKFKEYVLSEKQKGKTIFITTHILSEVEELADEIIFLLDGKIYYHGSPAELVQKYSALNLERAIAAMLEEHDQNNQTQH; translated from the coding sequence ATGGTAGAGGTTGAAAATATTGAAAAATCATTTGGCAAACTACACGTTTTGCGTGGTATTTCATTTAGTGTACAACAAGGCAAGTCAGTTGCGGTGCTTGGACCAAACGGATCAGGCAAAACCACCTTGATAAAATCTATTTTGGGTTTAGTGATTCCAACTAAAGGAACTATTCGGATCAACGGTAACAACATTAAAAACAACTGTGCGTACAGAAAAGACATTGGCTATTTGCCACAAATTGCACGGTTCCCTGAAAACCTTAAAGTGAGTGAATTGTTTGCCATGGTACAAGATTTGCGCAAACAAACCGTTGATTTTAGTCGCTTGATTGAGCTGTTTAAACTGACAAGTTTTTTACACGTTCCTTTGCGCAGTTTGTCAGGCGGAACACGGCAAAAAGTGAACTTGGTTTTGGCATTGATGTTTGATGCCTCATTTTATATTTTTGATGAACCCACTGTTGGGCTTGATCCTGTTTCATGCGTAAAGTTTAAAGAGTATGTTCTCAGTGAAAAACAAAAAGGCAAAACAATTTTTATCACTACACATATTTTGAGTGAAGTAGAAGAGTTGGCTGATGAAATTATCTTTTTACTTGATGGAAAAATTTACTATCACGGTAGCCCGGCTGAATTAGTTCAAAAATATAGCGCACTCAATTTGGAACGCGCCATAGCAGCTATGTTAGAAGAGCACGATCAAAACAATCAAACACAACACTAG
- a CDS encoding PAS domain S-box protein gives MENIESSLNGISAEACHSLLSAISAGMMISVTDERGKITWVNDLFAYYSGYARHDLIGKTHALLKSGQHPKDYFIAMWQTISSGRTWRGEICNRNANGELYWIQSTISPVIQQRDQKLQFIALSTPITERKEEETKTIASQKFVENILKYLPLDICVFDRFGTPLYVNPSAKLRMGNEGHMMSELSMAGDTLKKSMREKMIKRTTMFREALSENIEVEWVEESVEADGKKVFMLRKFCPVTDVDNNVYILSYETDITAIKESEIETRKNEERFTLAQQIAKIAHWEYDVAANNFICSEELYRIYEIDKAEGIGLMDILMTRICHDEIDLVRESFRNAIAHGDDFKLENKICLPDQREKFLYTEAVCDRNEQGIISKVWGTTHDITDRKIADILVNSAMQQLKSLAEDMNDAFIVDDVEGRIIYANNKFFQLFGFSQDELHNLQMTDYVSPEDRVGLVNRHEQRIKGIEVSQEFEYTGIKKNGEKIRLRVKVKPVYQNKHIIGTQSLIQAI, from the coding sequence ATGGAAAACATAGAAAGCTCATTGAACGGTATATCAGCTGAAGCGTGTCATTCACTGCTTTCTGCCATTAGCGCCGGCATGATGATTAGTGTGACTGATGAGCGCGGTAAAATTACTTGGGTGAATGATTTGTTTGCCTACTACAGCGGTTATGCCCGGCATGATTTGATTGGAAAAACGCACGCACTGCTTAAATCAGGGCAACACCCAAAAGATTATTTCATTGCTATGTGGCAAACAATAAGCTCAGGCAGAACGTGGCGTGGTGAAATTTGCAACCGCAATGCAAACGGAGAACTGTATTGGATTCAATCTACCATTAGCCCTGTTATTCAGCAACGAGATCAGAAGTTACAGTTTATTGCATTATCAACACCAATTACGGAGCGCAAAGAAGAAGAGACTAAAACAATTGCATCTCAAAAATTTGTAGAGAACATATTAAAATATTTACCCCTTGACATTTGTGTTTTTGACCGATTTGGAACGCCCTTATATGTAAATCCGTCAGCAAAATTGCGCATGGGTAATGAAGGGCACATGATGAGCGAATTGTCAATGGCAGGTGACACGCTCAAAAAAAGCATGCGTGAAAAAATGATCAAACGCACTACCATGTTCAGGGAGGCCCTCTCAGAGAATATAGAAGTTGAATGGGTTGAAGAATCAGTAGAGGCTGACGGAAAAAAAGTATTCATGCTACGCAAATTTTGTCCGGTGACTGATGTTGACAACAATGTGTACATTCTAAGTTATGAAACCGACATCACAGCAATTAAAGAATCTGAAATTGAAACCAGAAAAAATGAAGAGCGATTTACGCTTGCTCAGCAAATTGCTAAAATTGCTCACTGGGAGTATGATGTTGCTGCCAATAATTTTATTTGCTCAGAAGAACTTTATCGTATATATGAAATTGATAAGGCTGAAGGAATTGGATTAATGGACATTCTAATGACCCGTATTTGTCATGATGAGATTGATTTGGTGCGTGAATCATTCAGAAACGCCATAGCACATGGTGATGATTTTAAATTAGAAAATAAAATTTGTTTGCCTGATCAGCGTGAAAAGTTTTTATATACTGAAGCCGTTTGTGATCGTAATGAACAGGGCATTATATCAAAAGTATGGGGCACCACACATGATATTACGGATAGAAAAATTGCTGATATACTGGTTAACTCAGCCATGCAACAATTGAAGTCACTGGCTGAAGACATGAATGATGCGTTTATAGTAGATGATGTTGAGGGCAGAATCATTTATGCCAACAATAAATTTTTTCAACTTTTTGGATTCAGTCAAGATGAATTGCATAACCTGCAAATGACAGATTATGTTTCACCTGAAGATAGAGTTGGACTTGTAAACAGACATGAACAAAGAATAAAAGGAATTGAAGTGTCACAAGAATTTGAATATACCGGCATCAAAAAGAACGGAGAAAAAATTCGGCTGCGCGTAAAAGTAAAGCCGGTTTACCAAAACAAACACATCATTGGCACACAATCACTCATTCAGGCGATTTAG
- a CDS encoding nitrous oxide reductase accessory protein NosL produces MKNSTIIITIIISLSLIATYYVPMWIIDLDAPQYPEGLGFQIWLGEIKGDLNTINNLNHYIGMKTIEPESMKEFQMMPYLMGVLIGLGIIVALLRNKWGYAVWAISFVSICVIGLADFYWWEYDYGHDLDPMAAIQVPGMTYQPPLIGKKDLLNFTAYSYPALGGIIIMVSATLASLMLFFELKKPRKKNQHEAGQGSENSKLLVVKNLKQTAAVLALFLFVACEVEPQPIKYGTDQCSLCKMSISDSRYGSEMLTKKGKVYKFDSIECLIDFLHEGTVDNENIHSLLITDFTNPGNLVDAKTSHYLISENMPSPMGAFLTGFAERETARDFQRNNPGEIYSWDQLCEKFNK; encoded by the coding sequence ATGAAAAATTCAACTATCATAATTACAATCATCATTTCATTATCGCTGATTGCCACCTATTACGTACCTATGTGGATCATTGATTTGGATGCTCCACAATATCCTGAAGGACTCGGTTTTCAAATTTGGCTTGGAGAGATTAAAGGAGACTTGAACACCATCAATAACCTCAACCATTATATTGGTATGAAAACTATTGAACCAGAAAGCATGAAAGAGTTTCAAATGATGCCCTATCTAATGGGGGTTCTTATTGGTCTAGGCATCATTGTAGCCTTGCTGAGAAATAAATGGGGCTATGCTGTTTGGGCAATTTCTTTTGTTTCAATTTGCGTCATTGGTCTTGCTGATTTCTATTGGTGGGAATATGATTATGGCCATGATCTCGATCCCATGGCGGCCATCCAAGTACCCGGTATGACTTATCAACCACCGCTTATAGGTAAAAAAGATTTACTGAATTTTACGGCTTACTCCTATCCTGCCCTTGGTGGTATAATCATCATGGTAAGCGCAACACTTGCCAGTTTAATGTTGTTTTTTGAATTAAAAAAACCGCGCAAAAAAAATCAGCATGAAGCGGGTCAAGGTTCTGAAAACAGCAAATTACTGGTGGTGAAAAATCTCAAGCAAACAGCCGCTGTACTTGCACTATTTTTATTTGTTGCGTGTGAAGTTGAACCTCAACCAATCAAGTATGGTACTGATCAGTGTTCACTTTGCAAAATGAGTATATCAGATTCACGTTATGGTTCTGAAATGCTCACCAAAAAAGGTAAGGTTTACAAATTTGATTCTATTGAATGTTTGATAGATTTTCTTCATGAGGGCACAGTAGATAATGAAAATATTCATTCGCTGCTGATTACTGATTTCACAAATCCCGGTAATTTAGTAGACGCAAAAACATCTCATTATCTCATCAGTGAAAATATGCCAAGTCCTATGGGGGCGTTTCTTACCGGCTTTGCCGAAAGGGAAACTGCACGAGATTTTCAGAGAAATAATCCGGGAGAAATATACTCCTGGGATCAACTCTGTGAGAAATTCAATAAATAG
- the nosD gene encoding nitrous oxide reductase family maturation protein NosD has translation MRNSINRSQPSSVRFGLTKTGFVLFPVLVFLLPFQVFSKSIQVCSDCEYQTLKTAIDAAQAFDSIMVEKGHYQEFNLVIDKPLTLLGENFPIIDANGKGSIFLITETRSVEISGFALVNVKPSFLEDLAAVKVMNSPHCIINNNQIINTCYGIYLSHSDSCLIEKNNLKAYGKRESSSGNGIHLWYSNSATIQFNQVSGHRDGIYFEFVENSMIQKNYCHDQIRYGLHFMFSHGCSYIENHFQNNGAGVAVMYSKNINMIKNQFADNWSQISHGVLLKDITDSKIMQNIFRRNTIAIYAEGCSRNEILQNEFRENGWGLKILGNCEENNILQNNFFSNTFEVVTNSSRNKNVFNENYWSNYNGYDLNRDGYGDVPHSPITLYSYMIEEVPSSIILLRSLFIDLLNMAEKMTPVITPESYKDDKPKMNPHTW, from the coding sequence GTGAGAAATTCAATAAATAGATCACAACCCTCATCGGTTAGATTTGGGTTAACCAAAACCGGCTTTGTACTTTTCCCGGTTTTGGTTTTCTTATTGCCTTTTCAGGTGTTTTCAAAATCAATTCAAGTTTGTTCTGATTGTGAATATCAAACACTAAAAACCGCTATTGATGCAGCACAAGCATTTGATAGTATCATGGTTGAGAAAGGACATTATCAAGAATTCAATTTGGTAATTGATAAACCGCTGACGCTATTGGGTGAAAATTTTCCAATCATTGATGCCAACGGAAAAGGCAGTATTTTTTTAATAACTGAAACCAGAAGTGTAGAAATTTCAGGCTTTGCCCTGGTGAATGTTAAGCCAAGTTTTTTGGAAGATTTGGCCGCTGTGAAGGTGATGAATTCGCCTCATTGCATCATTAACAACAACCAAATAATTAATACATGCTACGGCATTTATCTTTCACACTCGGATAGTTGTTTGATTGAAAAAAATAATCTCAAAGCGTATGGTAAACGTGAGTCCTCATCAGGCAATGGAATTCATTTGTGGTACAGCAACAGTGCAACCATTCAGTTTAATCAAGTAAGCGGACACCGAGATGGTATTTATTTTGAATTTGTAGAAAACAGCATGATTCAAAAAAATTATTGTCATGATCAAATCAGATATGGTTTGCATTTTATGTTTTCACATGGATGCAGCTATATTGAAAACCATTTTCAAAATAACGGCGCCGGGGTGGCGGTGATGTATTCAAAAAACATCAACATGATCAAAAATCAGTTTGCTGACAACTGGAGTCAAATTTCACACGGGGTACTTTTGAAAGACATTACCGACAGCAAAATCATGCAAAATATTTTCAGACGCAATACCATTGCCATATACGCTGAAGGCTGCAGCCGAAATGAAATACTGCAGAATGAGTTCAGAGAAAACGGATGGGGCTTAAAAATATTAGGAAATTGTGAAGAGAATAATATTCTTCAAAACAATTTCTTTTCAAATACATTTGAGGTGGTAACAAACAGCTCACGCAATAAAAACGTATTTAATGAAAATTACTGGAGCAATTATAATGGTTATGATTTGAATCGGGATGGTTACGGAGATGTGCCGCATTCACCTATCACGCTGTATTCATATATGATTGAAGAAGTACCATCATCTATTATTTTACTGCGCAGTTTGTTTATTGATTTGTTGAACATGGCTGAAAAAATGACACCGGTAATTACACCGGAATCTTATAAAGACGATAAACCAAAAATGAATCCGCACACATGGTAG
- a CDS encoding RidA family protein, with protein sequence MSDKISTSNAPKPVGLYPHARKAGNLLFLSGVGPRVAGSDANDSGVPGLELDHNGNFKSFDFEAQCRSVFDNVKTILEASGSSWDKLVDVTVFLVNMKRDFVVYNRVYAEYFKDNQPCRTTVEINSLPTPIAIELKCIATLD encoded by the coding sequence ATGTCTGACAAAATCAGCACATCTAATGCTCCAAAGCCGGTTGGCTTGTATCCTCATGCGCGCAAAGCAGGCAACTTGTTATTTTTATCAGGGGTTGGTCCGCGTGTTGCCGGATCTGATGCGAATGATTCCGGGGTTCCGGGTCTTGAACTTGACCACAACGGAAATTTTAAGTCGTTTGATTTTGAAGCGCAGTGCCGTTCTGTTTTTGACAACGTGAAAACTATTCTGGAGGCTTCAGGTTCATCATGGGATAAATTAGTTGATGTCACCGTTTTTTTGGTAAACATGAAACGTGATTTTGTTGTCTATAACCGGGTGTACGCTGAATATTTCAAAGACAATCAACCATGCCGTACAACGGTTGAAATAAATTCTCTGCCAACACCAATAGCTATTGAATTAAAATGTATTGCCACACTTGATTAA
- a CDS encoding ABC transporter permease subunit, with product MLKILKYSFFDVLRSRWMILYFLFFFLSAVILLNFTSDLPKAVGSLMNLTITIVPLISTVFGVMYYYSSKDFAELLLCQPIKRSQVFLGQYLGLSISLVISFMAGTSIPFAMYGAFVSDYIWDYGILVICGVMLSFIFTALAYYISILNEDRIKGFGIAILVWLILSVVYDGLLLYVFVIFNEYPLENAAVVLTMINPVDLSRVMILLKLDISAMMGYTGAVFQQVFGSFNGILLSFFMLVIWAALPVLAFVRRAKRKDF from the coding sequence ATGCTGAAAATATTAAAATACAGTTTCTTTGATGTACTGCGTAGCCGGTGGATGATTTTATATTTTTTATTCTTCTTTTTGTCTGCTGTTATTCTTTTAAACTTCACTTCTGATTTACCCAAGGCAGTTGGCAGTTTGATGAATTTAACCATCACCATTGTGCCGCTCATCAGCACGGTGTTTGGTGTTATGTATTATTATAGCTCTAAAGATTTTGCTGAATTGTTGTTGTGTCAGCCCATCAAACGTTCACAGGTTTTTCTGGGACAATATCTGGGTTTGAGTATTTCATTGGTGATAAGTTTCATGGCGGGCACATCCATTCCCTTTGCTATGTACGGTGCATTTGTGTCAGATTATATTTGGGATTACGGTATTCTGGTGATTTGCGGCGTGATGCTATCATTCATTTTTACTGCCCTGGCATACTATATTTCTATTTTAAATGAAGACAGAATTAAAGGATTTGGAATTGCCATTTTAGTTTGGTTGATACTATCTGTGGTTTATGACGGGTTACTCTTGTATGTTTTTGTTATATTCAATGAATACCCGCTTGAAAATGCGGCGGTGGTATTAACTATGATTAACCCAGTGGACTTGTCAAGGGTAATGATTTTGCTCAAGCTTGATATTTCAGCTATGATGGGCTATACCGGCGCGGTATTTCAGCAGGTGTTTGGCTCATTCAACGGCATTTTATTGTCGTTTTTTATGCTGGTGATTTGGGCGGCACTGCCCGTATTGGCCTTTGTTAGACGCGCAAAACGGAAAGATTTTTAA
- a CDS encoding tetratricopeptide repeat protein: MQTPSVFLLSLIMTRCLKIGIFFLSLQVWGQKFADVNYYLVDSLEYDNILPEYQQLINNSLSYYHNAETDIDRINAVNNIVKLCWDENVWPKYNYWVYEFTSEKLKEPQTDSVRTLMLQALAGSMYYIGWNYYVAADYEKCLSFYTECKNIYTEIGDSIGISNALDNIGNVYLARGESAIALDFYRQALVLREQLNYSIGMAASLTSIGSVYMEHGDYLNAYDELKRSLLYYEEVNYIPGISSALNNLGFIEYYFGNKEGAMNYFQRSLAIKIQIGDKQGEAISYTQLGLIYYDEGNYKEALKYYKKGLILNHEIGSKRAVAGNLQNIGMVYLAQLKFKKAISYFNKSLVLSQQIGLVNEKRIALKSLFDTHVIQGNFEAAESEISEIIAMRMHDVNVNFVILPEQKKELYFNTMVDDFMDLYAFAELRKNEHPSITELAYNNALVLKGLLLKSATAMRDAIHGSGNANLIETYTKWIALKQEIANAYAKGSEYENLEKSANELEQELIKKSAAFSEYHAADDVDWKDIQTHLKPGEAAIEFVHFNPLNMNDTAIHYAAMIITPNSVYPEMVSICSSQELEKTLGLVQTNNLTYVQNLYGTKQKPNQTLYQLIWKPLEQFLLDANTLFISASGLIHKISLYALADEQNRFLCDKYNLVPLSSTAQIATSDNYQFETSGTVTLFGGVKYSTDKTQHVCAPRMSGSAPAASYSKSLKLQIKFQKSKRWVKSFQRMKVP, translated from the coding sequence GACAACATATTGCCCGAGTACCAGCAACTCATCAACAACAGCTTATCCTATTATCATAATGCTGAAACCGATATAGACCGCATTAATGCGGTAAACAATATTGTGAAACTTTGTTGGGATGAAAATGTTTGGCCAAAATATAATTATTGGGTGTATGAATTCACGTCAGAAAAATTAAAAGAACCACAAACTGATTCAGTGCGCACCCTCATGTTACAAGCGCTTGCCGGTTCAATGTATTATATTGGCTGGAACTATTATGTGGCGGCTGATTATGAGAAATGTCTTTCATTCTATACTGAGTGCAAAAATATTTATACTGAAATTGGGGATTCAATTGGCATTTCTAATGCGCTGGACAATATAGGCAATGTATATTTAGCCAGAGGAGAATCAGCCATTGCGCTTGACTTCTATAGGCAGGCATTGGTCTTGCGAGAGCAGCTTAATTACTCCATTGGCATGGCGGCGTCGCTGACCAGCATTGGCTCAGTTTACATGGAGCATGGTGACTATCTAAACGCGTATGATGAATTGAAAAGAAGTTTATTGTATTATGAAGAGGTGAATTATATTCCGGGTATTTCATCTGCACTTAACAACCTTGGGTTTATTGAGTATTATTTTGGTAATAAAGAGGGGGCAATGAATTATTTTCAACGCAGTTTAGCGATAAAAATACAAATAGGAGACAAACAGGGAGAAGCCATTTCGTATACTCAACTTGGACTGATCTATTATGATGAAGGCAATTATAAAGAGGCGCTCAAGTACTACAAAAAGGGACTAATTCTCAATCATGAAATTGGAAGTAAACGGGCTGTTGCCGGAAACCTACAAAATATTGGCATGGTGTATTTAGCACAGCTGAAATTCAAAAAAGCGATTTCATATTTCAATAAAAGCCTTGTGCTTTCACAGCAAATTGGTTTGGTAAATGAAAAAAGGATAGCATTAAAAAGCCTATTTGATACACATGTAATTCAAGGTAATTTTGAAGCAGCGGAAAGTGAAATATCAGAAATAATTGCCATGCGGATGCATGATGTGAATGTCAACTTTGTCATTCTCCCTGAACAGAAAAAAGAATTGTACTTCAATACCATGGTGGATGATTTCATGGATTTATACGCATTTGCAGAATTGAGAAAAAATGAGCATCCTTCAATTACCGAATTGGCTTACAACAATGCGCTTGTATTGAAAGGGCTGCTACTTAAGTCGGCCACTGCCATGCGTGACGCAATTCATGGAAGTGGTAATGCCAACTTGATAGAAACCTATACAAAATGGATTGCCTTGAAACAAGAAATTGCTAATGCTTACGCTAAGGGATCTGAATATGAAAATTTAGAAAAATCAGCAAATGAACTTGAGCAAGAATTAATAAAAAAATCTGCTGCTTTTAGTGAATATCATGCAGCTGATGATGTTGATTGGAAAGATATTCAAACCCATTTAAAACCCGGTGAAGCTGCAATTGAGTTTGTACATTTCAACCCGCTGAACATGAATGACACCGCTATTCATTATGCAGCTATGATTATTACACCCAATTCTGTTTACCCTGAAATGGTAAGTATTTGTTCAAGTCAAGAACTTGAAAAAACGCTTGGTTTGGTACAAACAAATAATTTGACGTATGTACAAAATTTGTATGGCACAAAACAAAAACCAAATCAAACTTTGTATCAATTAATTTGGAAACCACTTGAGCAATTTCTGCTTGATGCAAATACGCTGTTCATATCAGCATCTGGACTCATTCACAAAATTTCATTGTACGCATTGGCTGATGAGCAGAACCGCTTTTTATGTGACAAGTATAATCTGGTGCCGCTTAGCAGCACAGCACAAATAGCGACATCAGATAACTATCAATTTGAAACCAGCGGAACCGTGACTCTTTTTGGAGGCGTAAAATATAGCACAGACAAAACGCAGCATGTGTGTGCGCCCCGCATGAGCGGTAGCGCACCCGCCGCAAGCTATTCAAAAAGTTTAAAATTGCAAATTAAATTTCAGAAAAGCAAACGGTGGGTGAAAAGTTTCCAGAGGATGAAAGTTCCTTAA
- a CDS encoding CHAT domain-containing protein: protein MYGGVRGELRQTILAEPSTRLWNYLPGSLIETDSIHAQLNNLFKLNYFSQENASEENFKNHASESKMIHIASHGFFYPDPELVQKQTYHEEKEDNPDFRGGASGYGIWNFVSNRNPLMRSGIALAGANDMWNRSFFEEGEDGVLTAQEVATLNLRNTDLVVLSACETGLGDIRGSEGVYGLQRAFKMAGARFLIMSLWQVPDAETAEFMMQFYANLMQLKNIRQAFHATQKSMSEKYDPYYWAAFVLIE from the coding sequence ATGTACGGTGGTGTGAGAGGCGAACTCCGTCAGACGATTCTGGCGGAGCCGTCTACTCGATTGTGGAATTATCTGCCCGGTTCATTGATTGAAACAGATTCAATTCATGCCCAATTAAACAACCTATTCAAACTGAATTATTTTAGCCAAGAAAATGCTTCAGAAGAAAATTTCAAAAACCATGCATCAGAAAGTAAAATGATTCACATTGCTTCTCATGGCTTTTTTTATCCTGATCCTGAATTAGTGCAAAAGCAAACCTATCATGAAGAGAAAGAAGACAACCCTGACTTTAGAGGTGGCGCATCTGGTTACGGTATATGGAATTTTGTGAGCAACAGAAACCCTTTAATGCGTTCAGGCATTGCGCTGGCAGGAGCCAATGATATGTGGAACCGAAGCTTTTTTGAAGAAGGAGAAGATGGTGTATTAACTGCGCAAGAGGTGGCAACATTAAATTTGCGCAATACTGATTTGGTTGTTCTTTCAGCCTGTGAAACGGGACTTGGAGACATACGTGGCAGCGAAGGAGTTTACGGCCTACAACGCGCATTCAAAATGGCGGGCGCTCGTTTTCTCATCATGAGTCTATGGCAAGTACCTGATGCTGAAACAGCCGAGTTTATGATGCAATTCTACGCTAACCTCATGCAATTAAAAAACATCAGACAAGCTTTTCATGCAACACAAAAAAGCATGAGTGAAAAATATGATCCTTATTATTGGGCTGCCTTTGTGTTGATTGAGTGA
- a CDS encoding DUF2892 domain-containing protein, producing MIALLLKLVLSLSSLAYTVYLFATGHWGWGIVFIFVSALFILFIFRNERIILAINQLRLQNIDKAVVHLNKIKQPQFLLRRQRAYYFYLCGTTGAGGASTLGQKESLFRKALSIGLKRDTDKAMAKMHLAAICMSTGRRNEADNLLVEAKKLDKDGLLSEHLKSLKKQMGKTTSANQIRQAQMMKGRGGKMR from the coding sequence ATGATTGCACTTCTTTTAAAATTAGTACTCAGCCTTTCATCTTTAGCCTACACTGTGTATTTATTTGCTACCGGACATTGGGGATGGGGCATTGTTTTCATTTTTGTATCTGCCCTATTCATTCTATTTATTTTCAGAAATGAGCGCATTATACTTGCAATAAATCAATTGCGCTTGCAGAACATTGATAAGGCGGTTGTTCATCTTAATAAAATCAAACAGCCACAGTTTTTGCTGCGTCGTCAGCGGGCCTATTATTTTTATTTGTGCGGCACAACAGGCGCAGGAGGTGCAAGTACGCTGGGACAAAAAGAATCATTATTTAGAAAAGCACTCTCTATTGGACTTAAGCGTGACACAGACAAAGCAATGGCTAAAATGCACCTTGCAGCAATTTGCATGAGCACCGGCAGACGCAATGAAGCCGACAATTTATTGGTTGAAGCAAAAAAATTAGATAAAGACGGCTTGTTGTCTGAGCATTTAAAATCTTTGAAAAAACAAATGGGTAAAACCACTTCTGCCAATCAAATCAGACAAGCGCAAATGATGAAAGGGCGCGGCGGTAAAATGAGATAA